In one Brevibacillus composti genomic region, the following are encoded:
- a CDS encoding phage major capsid protein: MTKELRALLQKLDNAKQEVRSLLAEDKTQEAKDKMDEVRSLQAKVDLQRELEETEARGLGGKELNDDGNVEERDMQELEKEYTGIVLRGIRRRPISEEMRSVIREYEKRAVMNEGNTNPAIADGDVGIVVPQDIQTQINTLMRDWNDLSQYVTVENVTALSGTRVMESDADMTPFADVDEYGIIQATDNPKFTPISYKVKKRAGYLPLTNELLQDNDANLLGYVTNWIARKAAHTRNVHIINLLKTITPKTLADLKAINTVLNVDLDPAISRSAVILTNQDGFNWLDNQVDGKGRPILMDDFTQPGRKLFKGRPIAVVSNRNLPSDGTNAPLIIGNLKQFMVLFNRRFFELASTREGGDAWRRDTTELRTIMRDDYVKWDAEAAVFGQLDITPTP; this comes from the coding sequence ATGACAAAAGAATTGCGAGCGCTGCTCCAGAAGCTGGACAACGCGAAACAAGAAGTACGGTCCCTGCTGGCCGAAGACAAGACACAAGAAGCGAAAGATAAAATGGACGAGGTCCGAAGCCTGCAAGCAAAAGTAGATTTGCAACGTGAACTGGAAGAAACCGAGGCTCGCGGTCTTGGCGGGAAGGAACTGAACGACGATGGCAACGTGGAAGAACGCGACATGCAGGAGCTGGAGAAAGAATATACCGGCATCGTACTGCGCGGGATCCGCCGCCGCCCAATCTCAGAGGAGATGCGCTCTGTCATCCGCGAATATGAAAAACGAGCCGTCATGAACGAGGGGAATACAAATCCGGCTATCGCTGACGGAGACGTTGGGATTGTCGTGCCGCAGGACATCCAGACGCAAATCAATACACTGATGCGTGATTGGAACGACTTGAGCCAGTATGTGACCGTTGAGAACGTCACCGCGCTCTCTGGTACTCGGGTTATGGAGTCGGACGCAGACATGACTCCCTTTGCGGATGTAGACGAGTACGGAATAATCCAGGCGACGGATAATCCGAAGTTTACACCGATCAGCTATAAGGTCAAAAAGCGGGCAGGTTACTTGCCACTGACCAATGAGCTACTTCAGGATAACGATGCGAACCTGCTGGGGTACGTTACAAACTGGATCGCCCGGAAGGCGGCCCATACACGCAACGTGCACATCATCAATTTGTTGAAGACTATCACACCAAAGACGCTGGCGGATTTGAAAGCGATCAACACGGTCCTCAACGTGGACCTGGACCCGGCAATCAGCCGTTCCGCCGTTATCTTGACCAACCAGGACGGATTCAACTGGCTGGATAACCAAGTTGATGGCAAGGGGCGCCCGATTCTGATGGATGACTTCACACAACCAGGACGTAAGCTTTTCAAAGGTCGTCCGATTGCGGTCGTATCTAACCGTAACTTGCCTTCTGATGGTACCAATGCACCGTTGATCATCGGTAACCTGAAGCAGTTCATGGTACTGTTCAACCGCCGATTCTTTGAGCTGGCATCCACCCGGGAAGGCGGCGATGCATGGCGCCGTGATACTACAGAGCTCCGGACCATCATGCGCGATGATTACGTAAAATGGGATGCGGAGGCTGCCGTATTCGGCCAATTGGATATCACACCAACACCTTGA
- a CDS encoding head-tail connector protein, which translates to MPILTLEETKTWLRVDGADEDSLIQTLIGAAEEYLRNAVEVEFDSTNQLAKLFCLVICADWYENRDLIGSQPSDKIRFSVQSMLAQLQHAYAPPPETTP; encoded by the coding sequence ATGCCGATCTTGACGCTTGAAGAAACGAAGACCTGGCTGCGGGTAGACGGAGCAGATGAGGACTCGCTCATCCAAACACTGATCGGTGCAGCAGAGGAATATTTGCGTAATGCCGTTGAAGTAGAATTTGACAGCACCAACCAGCTTGCGAAGCTGTTTTGCCTGGTGATTTGCGCGGATTGGTATGAGAACCGGGACCTAATTGGGTCGCAACCGTCCGACAAGATCCGTTTTTCCGTGCAGTCCATGCTTGCACAACTCCAGCATGCTTACGCGCCGCCACCGGAGACAACGCCATGA
- a CDS encoding phage head closure protein produces the protein MKSLVNRLNKRVTIRRQIWAENSMGERKQAWEDYVTVWASVEPLRGQEFFVAQRSEADVTTRIRIRHRDDIDRSMTVRCNGVDFEIMYIIHPNFNGRELQLMCRERQ, from the coding sequence ATGAAATCACTGGTCAATCGGCTGAATAAACGAGTGACGATCCGGCGGCAAATTTGGGCGGAGAATAGCATGGGGGAACGAAAGCAAGCGTGGGAAGACTACGTGACGGTCTGGGCGAGCGTTGAGCCCTTACGCGGGCAGGAGTTTTTTGTTGCACAGCGGAGCGAGGCCGATGTCACCACTCGTATCCGGATACGCCACCGCGATGATATCGACCGATCAATGACGGTCCGTTGCAACGGCGTGGATTTCGAGATCATGTACATCATCCATCCTAATTTCAATGGGCGGGAGCTGCAGTTGATGTGTAGGGAGAGACAGTGA
- a CDS encoding phage tail terminator family protein produces MLTRAQINKAINDKIKAEFPGIEIASSDVEEGFKRPSFFVMLETNRAEALQFNSLRDMTCRILFFPTSRHKYKEEAYDVMDRLEKLFGLSLPVGDRVITINHAESRLVDKVVHFDFDFEYYDDSPYEEGNENQDKMQELNYRG; encoded by the coding sequence ATGCTGACGCGCGCACAAATCAACAAAGCCATAAACGACAAAATCAAAGCTGAGTTCCCTGGCATTGAGATAGCGAGCAGCGATGTAGAAGAAGGGTTCAAACGCCCTTCTTTTTTCGTCATGCTGGAGACAAATCGAGCAGAGGCTCTCCAATTCAATAGTTTGCGGGACATGACTTGCCGCATCTTGTTCTTCCCCACCAGCCGGCACAAATACAAAGAAGAAGCCTATGACGTCATGGACCGGCTCGAAAAGTTATTTGGCCTTTCCCTCCCGGTTGGCGATAGGGTGATCACAATTAATCATGCGGAGTCTCGGCTGGTTGATAAAGTCGTCCACTTCGATTTCGACTTTGAATACTATGATGACTCGCCTTACGAGGAAGGCAACGAAAACCAAGACAAGATGCAGGAGCTGAACTATCGTGGCTGA
- a CDS encoding HK97 gp10 family phage protein produces MADFDIDTRGLDRFHGELEDLKKLFPNEAKRLMRASGNHARKIVLRRAKASVIEDTGDYFKSIKRGRVWVKNGEYKVRTYSRSRHAHLLEYGHRMVGPEPNKKELGFVLGFHVFDKAAKEINQKWNGILEKEFDKIMSKL; encoded by the coding sequence GTGGCTGACTTCGACATCGATACAAGGGGTCTGGACAGGTTCCATGGAGAGCTTGAGGATCTGAAAAAGCTCTTTCCCAATGAGGCCAAACGGTTAATGAGAGCATCTGGAAATCACGCACGAAAAATCGTTCTTCGCCGGGCGAAGGCATCCGTCATCGAAGATACTGGAGACTACTTCAAGTCGATCAAACGAGGCCGGGTATGGGTTAAAAACGGTGAATACAAGGTACGGACGTATAGCCGCAGCAGACACGCCCACTTACTTGAGTATGGCCACCGCATGGTGGGCCCGGAGCCAAACAAAAAGGAGCTCGGATTCGTTCTTGGTTTTCATGTATTCGACAAGGCGGCAAAAGAGATCAACCAGAAATGGAACGGGATCCTGGAAAAAGAGTTTGACAAGATCATGAGCAAGTTATAG
- a CDS encoding phage tail sheath subtilisin-like domain-containing protein, whose protein sequence is MGLPEISIIFSSLAVSAIQRSQRGIVALILKDDTGTFDTKEYKSVSEVQSSDWTATNLQYIKDAFLGTPSKVIVERIDAAATDYNEAHTRLASKRWNYLAIPGISPADAATVATQVKTWRDVNKKTFKAVLPNIDADHEGIINFATEGKVKGVAEPFTASQYTARIAGILAGLPLTRSSTYYVLPEVEAIQESSDPDADIDAGKLILINDGEKIKIARGVNSLTTTTTDKGADWKKIKIIEGHDLWMEDVRRTFEEHYVGKVNNSYDNQVLFITAVNAYSRSLEGTVLDPAAENKVGVDVEAQRLAWESIGTDTSTWDDQKVKEMTFQSFVFLAGGLKFLDAVEDLQMKIHV, encoded by the coding sequence ATGGGACTGCCTGAGATTTCGATTATCTTCTCGTCTCTGGCCGTTTCGGCCATTCAGCGGAGTCAACGCGGCATTGTAGCGTTGATTCTCAAGGACGATACTGGGACCTTTGATACAAAAGAGTACAAATCCGTGTCTGAAGTCCAATCAAGTGATTGGACCGCAACAAACCTGCAGTACATCAAGGATGCCTTTCTTGGCACGCCGTCTAAGGTGATCGTTGAGCGGATTGATGCGGCTGCGACCGACTACAATGAGGCACACACTCGTCTCGCAAGCAAACGGTGGAACTATTTGGCCATTCCTGGAATTTCGCCTGCGGATGCCGCCACAGTTGCAACACAGGTCAAAACGTGGCGCGACGTGAACAAAAAGACCTTTAAGGCGGTGCTGCCGAATATTGATGCGGACCATGAGGGCATTATCAATTTCGCCACCGAGGGAAAGGTAAAAGGCGTTGCGGAACCTTTCACTGCCTCTCAATATACAGCCAGAATAGCAGGCATCCTTGCTGGGTTACCGCTGACACGTAGCTCCACGTACTACGTGCTGCCAGAGGTTGAAGCAATCCAAGAGAGCTCTGATCCGGATGCCGACATCGATGCCGGAAAGCTCATTTTGATCAATGACGGCGAAAAAATCAAAATTGCCCGCGGCGTCAACAGCTTGACGACGACCACAACCGACAAAGGTGCAGACTGGAAAAAGATCAAGATCATCGAGGGTCACGACCTGTGGATGGAGGACGTAAGACGTACCTTCGAAGAACACTACGTCGGCAAGGTCAACAACAGCTACGATAACCAAGTGCTCTTTATCACGGCAGTAAATGCGTATTCGCGCAGCCTAGAGGGAACTGTGCTCGATCCCGCAGCCGAAAACAAAGTAGGTGTCGATGTGGAGGCACAGCGCTTGGCGTGGGAGAGCATCGGAACGGATACGAGCACCTGGGATGATCAGAAAGTAAAAGAAATGACGTTTCAGTCTTTCGTGTTCCTGGCTGGCGGCCTGAAGTTTTTGGATGCAGTCGAAGATCTGCAGATGAAAATCCACGTGTGA
- a CDS encoding phage tail tube protein yields the protein MAKPDGRRVINGTYGRLWVDNELWAEVDSFEAKVVVNWEDVNFAGEGATYKKGIGWTGEGSMTIKKIYSRVQKKMAEAIRRGEYPRLELVGKLADPDAFGSERVALHDVTINEFMLMKFEQKTLGSEEVPFAFSDYDPIDLITG from the coding sequence ATGGCGAAGCCTGATGGAAGACGAGTCATTAATGGAACATATGGCCGTCTTTGGGTAGATAACGAATTGTGGGCAGAAGTAGACAGCTTTGAAGCGAAAGTGGTGGTCAACTGGGAGGATGTTAATTTTGCCGGGGAGGGCGCCACGTACAAGAAGGGAATCGGATGGACCGGAGAGGGCAGCATGACGATCAAGAAAATCTATTCCCGAGTCCAGAAAAAGATGGCGGAGGCTATCCGGCGAGGTGAATACCCAAGGTTGGAGCTTGTCGGGAAGTTAGCAGATCCAGATGCATTCGGATCTGAACGAGTTGCGCTTCATGACGTGACGATAAATGAATTTATGCTCATGAAGTTTGAACAGAAAACTTTGGGAAGCGAAGAAGTTCCTTTTGCTTTTAGCGATTACGACCCGATCGATTTGATAACAGGATGA
- a CDS encoding phage tail assembly chaperone, with translation MSKKITIAKLLENKDKLKNKKAKRQTLYVDSLEGEIVIQQPEKSVALEALEMTQDSEREDLADPYLVYHCVVEPNLKDPALQQEFGCAEPMDIVDMIFLPGEVATIGGFAMKLAGYGKGVKAVDDEIKN, from the coding sequence ATGTCCAAAAAAATTACGATTGCGAAACTGCTTGAGAATAAAGACAAGTTGAAAAACAAGAAAGCCAAAAGACAAACACTATATGTTGATTCTCTGGAGGGTGAGATCGTGATCCAACAACCAGAGAAGTCTGTTGCACTTGAAGCGCTGGAAATGACTCAGGATAGCGAACGAGAAGATCTAGCTGACCCGTACCTCGTTTACCATTGTGTAGTTGAGCCCAACTTAAAGGATCCAGCACTCCAGCAGGAATTCGGCTGCGCTGAACCAATGGATATTGTCGATATGATTTTCCTTCCTGGTGAAGTGGCGACAATCGGTGGCTTTGCAATGAAACTGGCTGGTTATGGCAAAGGGGTAAAGGCAGTTGATGATGAAATAAAAAACTGA
- a CDS encoding tape measure protein: MSAKDISKTLVLKDGVTATLARIAGGTVRYKKQLKELKDQGMDTWKSIKSGVKSAAITVATTTAIASAGLIGLGVHANASAETAEKSFGILLNSARDAQTMVSDLRKLSRESPFEFDGLQDSAKMLLGMGYAGQEVMPLMYTLGDAVAATGRGIDELKGIALALGQIKSKGKISAEEMNQLAERGIPAWSLLAKEMGKSTAEVMKLSENGKLFADQALPLIMKGLKDRFGGSMKEMSNTFTYTLANIKETAVQMLGELTKPLFLAIKTDLHSIQQMMESSSGKKWAEDLSNGMVKIYQGAKAVGQSLYTISMFFVNNWSWIEPAVWGVVGAFAALKTTIAILTVKQLALNLAMTANPIGMIIVGIGALIAAGVALWRNWDVVSLKLREGWNVMVDAAEWGVNKYVDFANSILRAYKFLFDSIVWIGKSAWNHLIEATESGVKRMIKPLNAVLSAMGKETVDVSFGGAKFAEVAAPKWDTSFAPIPKVSLQGLKANVHRSGVRDDLEQARKEQRDMRKAQAERNRQLENALNANTAALTNNTSATDKNTKARLRDNQSPMDLADSLLGRIERHIWST, encoded by the coding sequence GTGAGTGCGAAGGATATCTCGAAGACGCTTGTCCTCAAAGACGGCGTAACGGCTACCCTTGCCAGAATTGCAGGGGGCACTGTCCGCTATAAGAAGCAGCTCAAAGAGCTGAAAGACCAGGGAATGGATACGTGGAAGTCGATCAAAAGTGGCGTAAAATCGGCGGCCATTACTGTGGCTACCACCACCGCGATCGCGAGCGCTGGCCTGATCGGCCTTGGAGTTCATGCAAACGCCAGCGCCGAGACGGCAGAGAAATCTTTCGGGATTCTGCTGAATTCTGCACGTGATGCCCAAACGATGGTGTCCGATCTCCGCAAGCTCTCGCGAGAATCACCGTTTGAGTTCGATGGATTGCAGGATTCTGCGAAAATGCTTCTCGGAATGGGGTATGCCGGCCAAGAAGTCATGCCACTGATGTACACCCTGGGAGATGCGGTTGCTGCAACAGGGCGGGGCATCGATGAGCTCAAAGGGATTGCCCTGGCGCTCGGCCAGATCAAATCTAAGGGAAAGATCAGCGCCGAGGAAATGAACCAATTGGCGGAGCGTGGGATCCCGGCCTGGTCGCTTCTGGCCAAGGAAATGGGTAAATCTACTGCGGAGGTTATGAAGCTCAGCGAGAACGGCAAATTGTTCGCGGATCAGGCGCTTCCGCTCATCATGAAAGGGCTGAAAGATCGGTTCGGTGGCAGTATGAAAGAGATGTCCAATACATTTACCTACACGCTGGCAAACATCAAAGAAACAGCGGTTCAGATGCTGGGAGAGCTGACTAAACCATTATTTCTTGCAATCAAAACTGATCTGCATAGTATCCAGCAGATGATGGAGTCCAGCTCGGGTAAGAAGTGGGCCGAAGATTTGTCGAACGGGATGGTAAAGATCTACCAAGGTGCGAAAGCTGTGGGGCAATCCCTTTACACCATTTCCATGTTCTTTGTTAATAACTGGTCCTGGATCGAGCCTGCCGTATGGGGAGTCGTAGGGGCGTTTGCGGCCCTGAAAACCACGATCGCCATCTTGACTGTGAAGCAGCTGGCGCTGAACTTGGCCATGACAGCCAACCCCATCGGGATGATCATCGTTGGTATTGGCGCACTAATCGCGGCGGGGGTGGCGCTTTGGCGAAATTGGGATGTTGTGTCCCTAAAGCTCCGCGAGGGCTGGAACGTGATGGTAGATGCCGCTGAATGGGGCGTAAACAAATATGTCGATTTCGCCAACTCTATTCTGCGGGCCTATAAATTCTTATTCGATTCCATCGTTTGGATCGGGAAAAGCGCATGGAACCATCTAATCGAAGCGACTGAGTCCGGCGTTAAGAGGATGATCAAGCCCCTCAATGCCGTTTTATCCGCAATGGGGAAGGAAACAGTGGACGTCAGTTTTGGCGGCGCTAAGTTCGCTGAAGTCGCGGCACCGAAATGGGATACAAGCTTTGCCCCCATTCCGAAGGTAAGCCTTCAAGGGCTTAAAGCAAATGTGCACAGATCAGGGGTAAGAGATGATCTTGAACAGGCACGCAAAGAGCAGCGGGACATGAGAAAAGCTCAGGCAGAACGCAATAGACAATTGGAGAATGCTCTCAACGCGAATACGGCAGCTCTCACAAACAACACCTCAGCAACGGATAAAAACACCAAAGCTCGCTTGCGGGATAACCAGAGCCCTATGGATCTTGCCGATAGTCTCTTGGGGCGCATCGAGCGGCATATCTGGTCAACATAG
- a CDS encoding XkdQ/YqbQ family protein, which yields MFQILLIKNDGQKSYDITPLVGSITWDSNLSMMAAMEFDISWTDAKLFPANPCDLGDVVILTKDGEEVHRGVIVTEGRSGRAAIKYTVYDYAWYLGKSKSVYQFNNIPASQAITKILNDFGMLIGHVPEMATPIDEIYLEKSPAEIIEDIYKKHERASGKRYNVEMRQGKIYFEEMKNLVIKGTFKLAENVAPADVLANPLGADRTRTIESMRNRVKILVEHDDKEKTKPKYEIVANVQDEGLIQKYGLLEEVFKIDAEDAAKAREVARILLQRLARIHETNSIKLLGDVAFKAGRLLDVDEPITGMKQRFMITAVKHEVKKQIHTMQLELALPEDVK from the coding sequence GTGTTCCAAATACTTCTTATCAAAAACGACGGGCAAAAAAGCTACGATATCACGCCTTTGGTCGGAAGTATAACATGGGACTCGAATCTCTCCATGATGGCAGCGATGGAGTTCGATATTAGCTGGACCGATGCAAAACTTTTTCCGGCTAATCCCTGTGACCTAGGCGACGTTGTCATCCTCACCAAAGATGGAGAGGAGGTCCACCGCGGCGTAATCGTGACGGAAGGGCGATCCGGAAGAGCGGCAATCAAGTACACCGTGTACGATTACGCCTGGTATCTGGGCAAGTCCAAGAGCGTGTACCAGTTCAACAATATTCCCGCATCGCAGGCAATCACAAAGATACTGAATGACTTTGGCATGCTGATCGGTCATGTTCCGGAGATGGCCACACCAATAGATGAGATCTACCTGGAGAAAAGCCCGGCGGAGATCATCGAAGACATCTACAAAAAACATGAGCGGGCATCCGGGAAACGGTACAACGTGGAGATGCGGCAAGGCAAAATCTACTTTGAAGAGATGAAAAACCTGGTCATAAAGGGAACGTTCAAGCTGGCGGAAAATGTCGCTCCTGCTGATGTCCTGGCGAATCCCTTGGGCGCGGATCGTACCCGAACAATCGAAAGCATGCGCAACAGGGTTAAGATCCTGGTCGAGCATGACGACAAGGAAAAGACGAAACCCAAATACGAAATCGTCGCAAATGTGCAGGATGAGGGATTGATCCAAAAATACGGCCTTCTGGAGGAAGTATTCAAGATAGACGCCGAAGACGCCGCAAAGGCCAGGGAAGTCGCTCGCATTCTTCTCCAGCGGCTGGCGCGGATCCACGAGACGAACAGCATCAAGCTACTGGGAGACGTGGCTTTCAAGGCAGGCCGGCTGCTAGATGTAGACGAACCAATCACTGGCATGAAACAGAGATTCATGATCACGGCGGTGAAACACGAAGTGAAAAAACAGATCCACACGATGCAGCTTGAGCTTGCCTTGCCTGAGGATGTGAAGTAG
- a CDS encoding DUF2577 domain-containing protein, whose amino-acid sequence MDSIDRLAQKIAEMHKQNRNPKSTAPVVGKVLSISPLRIQYGDNVLLEQEKLIVAERLMAGTNIEITEANMVGNDASNPATITFHREVGGDLTERIKRLSIPAAAGENNKVMAKLTTPLQEGDQVIMIPDQDWKKWYVLDKVWKESKI is encoded by the coding sequence ATGGACAGTATTGATCGATTAGCTCAAAAAATCGCAGAGATGCATAAACAGAATCGAAATCCCAAGAGCACGGCTCCGGTTGTGGGGAAGGTTCTGAGCATATCTCCTCTCCGCATCCAGTACGGGGATAACGTCCTTCTTGAGCAGGAAAAACTGATCGTCGCGGAGCGGTTGATGGCCGGGACAAACATCGAGATAACGGAAGCCAATATGGTGGGAAACGACGCCAGCAATCCGGCCACCATCACATTCCACCGCGAAGTAGGCGGAGACCTGACTGAGCGCATCAAGCGGCTGTCTATCCCTGCGGCCGCCGGGGAGAACAACAAGGTCATGGCCAAACTGACCACTCCCCTGCAAGAAGGGGACCAGGTGATCATGATTCCTGACCAGGACTGGAAGAAATGGTATGTCCTTGATAAAGTGTGGAAGGAGAGCAAAATATGA
- a CDS encoding DUF2634 domain-containing protein gives MTLPQVAQLEIPEANLIQQTSHETVHKTFLWDFAKGDFVLRDGHLVEVTGIEYVKVWVEKALHTMKDSLIYEGTGFGSEHHTLIGQNFHPDFSKAEYERMIREALLQNSAITKVDNFSFDQSGSGLTISFDVVSIFGTTQGAVTV, from the coding sequence ATGACGCTGCCTCAAGTTGCTCAGTTGGAAATTCCTGAAGCCAACCTTATCCAGCAAACATCGCATGAGACGGTCCACAAAACGTTCTTGTGGGACTTCGCAAAGGGCGATTTTGTTTTGCGGGACGGACACCTGGTCGAAGTCACTGGGATTGAGTATGTGAAGGTCTGGGTGGAAAAGGCCTTGCACACTATGAAAGATTCCCTGATCTATGAAGGGACGGGTTTTGGAAGTGAACATCACACACTGATCGGACAAAACTTTCACCCGGACTTCTCCAAGGCCGAATATGAGCGGATGATTCGGGAGGCGCTCCTTCAAAACTCCGCGATAACGAAGGTAGATAACTTCTCTTTTGATCAGTCTGGTTCCGGGCTGACAATCAGTTTTGACGTCGTGAGTATCTTTGGGACAACACAAGGGGCGGTGACAGTCTAA
- a CDS encoding baseplate J/gp47 family protein: MSTKNEILTEMLNAVPSSYDKRAGNFMYDALAPVAERFEKTDQSIETAKEKLSIENLAGDELAQRIKERTGIERKEATRSVGSVVVTGTGAINVGDLFETPGGVQFEATEKKNIVMSGTVSIRAVVPGSSGNVPANTITMFPVTLAGFTAVTNPSPTTDGFDAESDVDLLQRYYERIRTPATSGNKHHYKNWAKEVPGVGDARVIPLWNGDNTVKVVIIDSDRKPASQSIVDAVQEYIDPGIAGDGSGAAPLGAYCTVVSATGVDIDVSVTITLSAGYTLQQATENIQERLRQYLKEIAFVEPVVSYAKIGAAILESEGVEDYSGLTVNGGTANISIDTEEVAVLGTVTVDG; this comes from the coding sequence ATGTCTACCAAGAACGAAATACTTACCGAGATGCTGAACGCTGTTCCCAGTTCGTACGACAAACGGGCTGGGAATTTTATGTACGACGCTTTGGCGCCGGTTGCGGAACGGTTTGAAAAAACGGATCAGTCAATCGAAACGGCGAAAGAAAAGTTGAGCATCGAGAACTTGGCAGGAGACGAGTTGGCTCAACGGATCAAAGAGCGGACTGGCATCGAACGGAAAGAGGCGACCAGGTCCGTGGGCAGCGTAGTCGTGACGGGAACCGGGGCGATTAATGTGGGTGATCTGTTCGAGACGCCCGGAGGAGTACAGTTCGAGGCGACTGAAAAGAAGAACATTGTGATGTCCGGCACAGTGTCGATAAGGGCCGTTGTCCCTGGCAGCAGCGGGAACGTCCCAGCGAACACGATCACCATGTTTCCGGTTACACTGGCCGGATTTACGGCTGTCACCAATCCCTCTCCGACCACAGACGGATTTGACGCGGAGTCTGATGTGGACTTGCTGCAGCGGTACTATGAGCGGATCCGCACGCCAGCAACGAGCGGCAATAAGCACCACTACAAGAACTGGGCGAAGGAGGTACCCGGTGTTGGAGATGCTCGGGTCATTCCCCTCTGGAACGGCGACAACACGGTGAAGGTGGTCATCATCGACAGTGACAGAAAGCCGGCCAGTCAATCCATCGTGGACGCTGTGCAAGAGTACATTGATCCAGGCATCGCTGGTGACGGAAGCGGCGCAGCACCTCTTGGTGCGTATTGCACCGTGGTAAGCGCGACCGGGGTGGACATCGACGTTTCCGTCACGATCACACTCTCGGCCGGATACACCCTGCAACAAGCAACGGAGAACATCCAAGAGCGTTTGCGGCAGTATCTGAAAGAGATCGCTTTCGTGGAGCCGGTGGTCAGTTACGCGAAGATCGGGGCGGCCATCCTGGAAAGCGAGGGCGTGGAGGACTACTCTGGCCTGACTGTAAACGGGGGAACCGCCAATATCTCCATTGACACTGAAGAAGTAGCTGTACTAGGGACGGTGACGGTGGATGGCTGA
- a CDS encoding putative phage tail protein: MADKMINRLAPFMRRSEVLKSFFASVEPEFSSRDEAIADLQAQMSVTTATWGLLLYEKEYELKTDPSPLEERRAAVMAKMRATGKFTATMAHAIVSAYTDKVRRVTFTGRIKIHFNGLTNLNLITVAAALEDVKQAHIDVEYDMGNSSDLVISDKVTVSQRRYHKVSEFRVGMKPIKYQTEVIV; the protein is encoded by the coding sequence ATGGCTGATAAGATGATCAATAGATTGGCACCCTTTATGCGCCGGTCCGAGGTGTTAAAGTCATTCTTTGCGTCTGTCGAACCGGAGTTTTCCAGCAGAGATGAAGCCATAGCAGACCTGCAGGCCCAGATGTCGGTGACCACCGCAACTTGGGGCTTGCTTTTGTATGAAAAGGAATATGAGTTAAAAACGGATCCATCTCCACTGGAGGAACGCAGGGCAGCTGTTATGGCGAAGATGCGCGCAACCGGCAAATTTACAGCCACGATGGCGCACGCCATTGTGAGTGCCTACACCGATAAAGTCCGACGGGTAACCTTTACGGGTAGGATTAAAATCCATTTTAACGGGCTCACCAACCTAAACCTCATTACCGTCGCGGCTGCACTGGAGGACGTCAAGCAGGCGCATATTGATGTGGAGTATGACATGGGAAACAGTTCCGACTTGGTGATATCAGATAAGGTGACTGTCAGCCAACGCCGGTACCATAAGGTGTCTGAGTTCCGTGTCGGAATGAAGCCGATTAAGTATCAGACAGAGGTGATCGTATGA